The Sporocytophaga myxococcoides DSM 11118 genome window below encodes:
- a CDS encoding DUF2059 domain-containing protein: MKKGVIVFILFFGFSFVSVGQGKKADLKKLFNLIQTEKMIDGTMNNLVSAIKQQTSGQIQGADSKEKFDKYIEFVMNEAKELSKKLVNVEMIEIYDKHFTEKEVKDLIAFYESPTGQKFIEKTPEITKDMMNVMMSKYMSDFQERIKKKLEELK; encoded by the coding sequence ATGAAAAAAGGAGTAATAGTTTTTATTTTATTTTTTGGATTTAGTTTTGTTTCAGTTGGTCAAGGTAAGAAAGCAGATTTAAAAAAGCTTTTTAATTTAATACAAACAGAAAAAATGATAGATGGAACAATGAATAACTTGGTTTCAGCAATCAAACAACAAACAAGTGGACAAATTCAAGGCGCAGATTCTAAAGAAAAATTTGATAAGTATATTGAATTCGTCATGAATGAGGCTAAAGAATTATCCAAGAAATTAGTTAATGTTGAAATGATTGAAATTTATGATAAGCATTTTACTGAAAAAGAAGTAAAAGATTTAATTGCCTTCTATGAATCCCCCACAGGACAAAAGTTTATCGAAAAAACTCCTGAGATTACGAAAGATATGATGAATGTTATGATGTCCAAGTATATGTCTGATTTCCAGGAAAGAATAAAAAAGAAATTAGAGGAATTAAAATAA
- a CDS encoding Ig-like domain-containing protein — protein MIKNYLKTKSLTWVILGLLLTGHAFAQTHTWENFREKEEESNRIRKEYYEKRVKSEFFKINEEIRHAEYEKYKKAKLKSGTLRTATVETIADGMLNGEWIEKGSKNRAGRIQYSDLWAPTNNVYAISNGGNVWKGNYDGTGWVCLNNSFKLTEPKFLDVVPNGTGKRIIVGTISKVYYSDDDGSTWEYATGLNDIPQGDILRTITVGQSGTAVFVLAREGSYISLYRSINKGTSFTRIRKAAYSNSDDRKYSIWAPLTENTYAYMINKDSTFIMPTSTNSGTVIRMFKHNLDLGENVRLSGTKSGSNIIFYMNSDNGFYRSDNNGSSWQPLNSPGVGLWGDYSFSVSTSNPNLLFWGSLDCYRGIYNTSTGQISWTMVNNWNEYDTDPATKLHADIPSVCPVFTSSNVENFLVNTDGGIYKSTDGLTTVNNITLIGMQNSQYYGVYTLRTDPNHIMAGSQDQGFSKTFVDNGGVLDFAHIWGGDDGRTVSTDHAGYWHASIYTISYFPDGKSNKYFYFWSQFLPKTFLPSITEHPTNPFKLYFGSGISPTDPTANILEFSFTSNGVTYNELPYDFAAQSGCHNISGIGISRQDNNYWYVMTDNGKLFTSSNGGSSFTKHNSFPQLDGSAILGHAIYPSKTTSGTVYIGGQGTNIVSGVYKLTNHGQSFAPLGTGLPPTLVFDICANDDESLIFAATEVGPYVYVTATNTWYPMKGLNGPDQIYHDAEFISSTNTVRFATFGRGIWDFKIQFTENQAPFVNITSPANNSTFTTGDNIVLSATATDDVSVQQVDFYNGTTFLGTDNTPPYTFTWNNVPAGSHTINANAYDNLGLVGVASPVAITVNSVPVCTAPQWVSTTAYINPAEVQYAGIRYRANYWTQNQRPDLNNGTPYSGKPWTSLGTCNARVTAQTMDISPNPAEGSTVVTVDITEETEVVIYVIDNLGRKVADVYKGKLSVGKHTYDMESANFTPGIYRLIMEGKNGNMAVGFLKK, from the coding sequence ATGATTAAAAATTACCTAAAAACTAAATCCCTCACATGGGTCATACTAGGGTTATTATTGACCGGTCATGCTTTTGCGCAAACACATACCTGGGAGAACTTCAGAGAAAAAGAAGAGGAAAGTAACAGGATCCGGAAAGAGTACTATGAAAAAAGAGTTAAAAGTGAGTTCTTTAAAATCAATGAAGAGATACGTCATGCTGAATATGAAAAATATAAAAAAGCAAAGTTAAAATCGGGTACTTTAAGAACTGCAACAGTAGAAACCATTGCCGACGGAATGCTTAACGGCGAGTGGATTGAAAAAGGCAGTAAAAACCGTGCAGGCCGCATACAGTACTCTGACTTATGGGCTCCTACCAATAATGTTTACGCTATATCTAACGGAGGTAATGTATGGAAAGGGAATTACGATGGTACCGGCTGGGTCTGCTTAAATAATTCTTTCAAACTGACAGAGCCAAAATTTCTTGATGTAGTTCCAAACGGAACAGGGAAGCGTATTATAGTTGGCACTATATCTAAAGTATATTATTCCGACGATGACGGATCTACCTGGGAATATGCTACAGGCCTTAACGATATACCTCAGGGGGATATATTGAGAACCATAACAGTGGGACAATCCGGGACAGCTGTATTTGTTCTGGCGCGCGAGGGTTCTTATATCTCTTTGTACCGTTCAATCAATAAGGGTACAAGTTTTACAAGAATAAGAAAAGCGGCATATTCAAACTCTGACGACAGAAAGTACAGTATATGGGCACCACTTACAGAAAATACTTATGCATATATGATCAATAAGGATTCTACATTCATAATGCCTACTTCCACAAATTCAGGAACAGTGATACGTATGTTTAAACACAATCTTGACCTGGGAGAGAACGTACGCCTTAGCGGTACCAAATCTGGTTCGAATATTATTTTCTATATGAACAGCGATAATGGCTTCTACCGTTCGGACAATAACGGTTCTTCATGGCAGCCTTTAAATAGTCCCGGCGTGGGATTATGGGGTGACTATAGCTTTAGTGTAAGTACCAGCAATCCGAATCTCCTGTTCTGGGGCTCTCTGGATTGTTACAGAGGTATATACAACACCAGCACAGGACAGATTTCATGGACAATGGTGAATAATTGGAATGAATACGATACCGATCCTGCCACAAAACTCCATGCAGACATACCAAGTGTATGTCCGGTATTTACTTCTTCTAATGTTGAAAACTTCCTTGTAAACACCGACGGTGGTATTTATAAATCTACTGATGGTCTTACCACAGTAAACAACATTACACTTATAGGAATGCAGAACTCTCAATATTATGGAGTTTATACTTTAAGAACAGATCCTAACCATATTATGGCTGGCTCACAGGATCAGGGCTTTTCAAAAACATTTGTAGACAATGGTGGTGTTCTTGACTTTGCCCATATCTGGGGCGGAGATGATGGCAGAACCGTATCCACCGATCATGCGGGTTACTGGCATGCCAGCATCTATACCATCAGCTATTTTCCGGATGGAAAATCTAATAAATATTTCTATTTTTGGAGTCAGTTTCTTCCAAAAACATTTCTTCCTTCTATTACAGAGCACCCTACCAATCCTTTCAAGCTTTACTTTGGAAGCGGAATAAGTCCTACAGACCCTACTGCAAACATTCTTGAGTTCTCTTTTACAAGTAACGGAGTAACCTATAACGAACTTCCTTATGACTTCGCTGCTCAGTCAGGCTGTCATAACATTTCAGGAATTGGTATCTCAAGACAAGACAATAACTACTGGTATGTAATGACAGACAACGGCAAACTGTTCACTTCATCAAATGGAGGAAGCAGCTTTACCAAGCACAATTCATTCCCTCAGCTCGATGGTTCCGCGATTTTAGGTCATGCTATTTATCCGTCTAAAACAACATCTGGTACAGTGTACATAGGCGGCCAGGGAACAAATATTGTTTCTGGTGTATATAAACTAACCAATCACGGACAAAGCTTTGCTCCTCTTGGGACCGGTCTTCCTCCAACTCTTGTATTCGATATTTGTGCAAATGATGATGAGTCTTTGATTTTTGCTGCTACAGAAGTAGGACCTTATGTATATGTAACTGCTACCAATACATGGTACCCAATGAAAGGTTTGAACGGACCGGATCAGATTTATCATGATGCTGAATTTATCTCTTCTACAAACACAGTTCGTTTTGCTACCTTCGGAAGAGGTATCTGGGATTTCAAAATCCAATTTACAGAAAACCAGGCTCCTTTTGTTAATATCACATCTCCTGCAAACAACTCAACCTTTACTACAGGAGACAATATAGTACTAAGCGCTACTGCTACTGATGATGTATCGGTACAACAGGTAGACTTCTATAATGGAACTACTTTCCTTGGAACAGATAATACACCTCCGTATACCTTTACATGGAACAATGTTCCTGCAGGAAGCCATACTATCAATGCCAATGCTTATGACAATCTGGGCTTAGTTGGTGTAGCATCTCCGGTTGCTATTACCGTAAATTCAGTACCTGTATGTACAGCTCCACAGTGGGTATCTACTACTGCTTACATAAATCCTGCCGAAGTACAATATGCAGGTATAAGATACAGGGCTAACTACTGGACACAGAACCAGAGACCGGACCTTAACAATGGAACTCCTTATTCTGGAAAACCATGGACAAGTCTGGGAACCTGCAATGCAAGAGTAACGGCTCAGACAATGGACATTTCTCCTAACCCTGCAGAAGGGTCAACAGTGGTTACTGTTGATATAACTGAAGAAACCGAAGTTGTTATTTATGTAATCGACAACCTTGGAAGAAAAGTAGCGGATGTTTACAAAGGCAAACTAAGTGTTGGAAAACACACATATGACATGGAGTCTGCTAATTTTACTCCCGGAATTTATCGTCTGATTATGGAAGGCAAAAACGGCAATATGGCGGTAGGATTCCTTAAAAAGTAA